One segment of Nostoc sp. UHCC 0302 DNA contains the following:
- a CDS encoding response regulator, with the protein MSENFVAPNQENDRTDIDIFKELTILVIDDLEDNLVLMSFILESYGIQVVTASNAKDGLEAVKQSPVDILISDINMPFKDGYWLIQEIRSLPLPQKRDIPAIAVTGDVEFQVRSKALAAGFQAYMEKPLAPEQLIAEVAKLLKSRKEKLTTVYSQFKH; encoded by the coding sequence ATGTCAGAAAATTTTGTTGCTCCGAATCAGGAAAATGATAGAACAGATATAGATATTTTCAAGGAACTAACAATTCTTGTCATCGATGATCTAGAGGATAACCTGGTTTTGATGAGCTTTATTCTTGAAAGCTATGGAATACAGGTAGTGACAGCATCCAATGCAAAAGATGGATTAGAAGCCGTTAAACAATCCCCGGTCGATATTTTAATCTCAGATATTAATATGCCGTTTAAGGACGGGTATTGGTTAATACAGGAGATCCGTTCGCTGCCGCTACCACAAAAAAGAGACATTCCAGCGATTGCTGTAACTGGTGATGTTGAATTTCAGGTACGCTCAAAAGCTCTGGCGGCTGGATTTCAGGCTTATATGGAAAAGCCTTTGGCTCCAGAGCAGTTAATTGCAGAAGTAGCAAAACTTTTAAAAAGCAGGAAAGAGAAATTGACGACCGTCTACTCCCAGTTTAAGCACTAG
- a CDS encoding tetratricopeptide repeat protein, producing MQQQTIETYIQAIAIYDAALKFAPNDLKTLKRKGFALEKLSELQLSQQQYTEAIETLKQAIATYDSVFSTYHSDAIDISYHGTIIERLAELYLTNKQYREAFATYQQALTTYETAIQLAPVDFCNHGLKAGALASVADLHCGLSQYTQAVPYYQQAITCYNTSLEIKPLKANEFEKACVLQRWGNCFQQLSRNSQALECYQTALEILRELPPTDRHILSLEEQIQKLSQQS from the coding sequence ATGCAGCAACAGACTATAGAAACTTATATTCAAGCGATCGCCATCTATGATGCTGCACTCAAGTTTGCTCCTAATGACCTCAAAACTCTTAAGCGCAAGGGTTTTGCTCTCGAAAAGCTGTCCGAGCTACAGTTATCTCAGCAGCAGTATACAGAGGCTATTGAGACTTTAAAGCAAGCGATCGCCACATATGATAGTGTCTTTTCTACATACCACAGTGATGCGATTGATATCAGTTATCACGGAACGATTATTGAAAGATTAGCCGAACTATACTTAACCAACAAGCAGTATAGAGAAGCATTCGCCACTTATCAACAAGCACTTACTACTTATGAGACTGCCATTCAACTTGCTCCCGTTGACTTTTGCAATCACGGGCTCAAAGCTGGTGCATTAGCATCTGTGGCTGATTTGCATTGCGGCTTGTCACAATACACCCAAGCAGTTCCTTACTATCAACAGGCGATCACTTGCTATAATACCTCGCTTGAAATTAAACCTCTCAAAGCTAATGAATTCGAAAAGGCTTGCGTGTTGCAAAGATGGGGTAACTGTTTTCAACAATTATCTCGAAACTCACAAGCACTTGAGTGTTACCAAACAGCACTTGAGATTTTACGCGAATTACCACCAACGGATAGGCATATTCTTTCTTTGGAAGAACAGATACAAAAACTGAGTCAACAGTCTTAA
- a CDS encoding IS4 family transposase, protein MLPEFYETHLKRELGRTEYLLLKLLICLLQSIKTVSLEALATALPIPILFESRRKKLQRFLSLNYINVEEIWFPIIKSWLEINFPLNEVIYVVIDRTNWGCINLLMISVVWDKRSIPIYFELLDKLGSSNFDEQEAVFKKALPIFKDYKIVVLGDREFCSIKLANWLTEQKVYFCLRLKKDAFIEIEPEIWLQLRDLGLAPGLSFFYQGIKYTKSQGFVSFNLATKWKRKRFGVAPEEGWFILTNLDDLDSAIKAYKQRFDIEEMFRDFKSGGYNLEDTNVSGQRLISLILLISLAYTAATISGQKIKRMGVQKYVGRIKESGRTVRRHSSFYIGLYGSNWVDFMENSYELVAELMTLAPNKRKYYQQGERAMRLILSAF, encoded by the coding sequence ATATTACCAGAATTCTACGAGACACACCTCAAGCGAGAGCTTGGACGTACTGAATACTTATTACTAAAACTCCTTATCTGTTTATTACAATCTATTAAAACTGTTAGCCTTGAGGCGCTAGCGACTGCTTTACCAATACCAATACTATTTGAAAGTAGAAGGAAAAAACTTCAGCGATTTTTATCTTTAAATTACATCAATGTTGAAGAAATTTGGTTTCCAATTATCAAAAGCTGGCTAGAAATAAATTTTCCTTTAAATGAAGTTATTTATGTAGTTATAGATCGGACTAATTGGGGATGCATTAATCTATTAATGATTAGCGTGGTTTGGGACAAAAGGTCTATCCCAATATATTTTGAGCTATTAGACAAGTTAGGCTCAAGTAATTTTGATGAACAAGAAGCAGTATTTAAAAAAGCATTACCGATTTTCAAGGATTATAAAATTGTAGTGTTAGGAGACCGAGAATTTTGTTCAATAAAGTTGGCTAACTGGCTCACAGAGCAGAAAGTATATTTCTGCTTACGCTTAAAAAAGGACGCATTTATAGAAATAGAACCAGAAATTTGGCTGCAATTAAGAGATTTGGGTTTAGCACCTGGTCTTTCCTTCTTTTACCAAGGTATTAAATATACGAAATCTCAAGGGTTTGTTAGCTTTAATCTCGCTACTAAATGGAAACGGAAACGTTTTGGAGTTGCGCCGGAAGAGGGCTGGTTTATTCTGACTAATTTAGATGATTTAGATTCGGCTATTAAGGCTTATAAACAACGTTTTGATATTGAGGAAATGTTTAGAGATTTTAAAAGCGGTGGTTATAATTTAGAAGATACTAATGTATCAGGTCAAAGGCTAATTTCCCTAATATTATTAATCTCACTTGCATACACGGCTGCAACTATATCTGGTCAAAAAATTAAACGCATGGGTGTTCAAAAATATGTAGGCAGAATTAAAGAATCTGGGCGGACAGTTCGCCGTCATAGCAGTTTTTATATTGGATTATATGGGTCTAACTGGGTCGATTTCATGGAAAATTCTTATGAATTGGTGGCTGAGTTAATGACACTAGCTCCTAATAAGCGTAAGTATTATCAACAAGGAGAAAGGGCTATGAGGCTTATTTTATCTGCATTCTAG